In Pectobacterium brasiliense, the genomic stretch GCAATGAAGGCCGCTTCGTCTGGATTCTGAATGATAAAAATGAAGTGAGTAAGCGTCAGGTTACCACCAGCATTCAGTACGGCCAGCTGGTTGTGGTGACTGCGGGGCTGGACGCCAATGTTCAGGTCGTGACTGACGGTATCGACCGCCTGACCGAAGGCGCGAAAGTGGAAGTCGTGCCCTCAGCGCTGACGGAGAAAACGCCTGCCATCACCGGGGAGAAATCCTGATGCAGGATACCGTTCCAGCCAGCGGCGGTGGGCCGTCACGCCTGTTTATTCTGCGTCCGGTCGCCACGACGCTGCTGATGATCGCTATTTTGCTGGCCGGTATTATCGGCTATCGGGCGCTGCCAGTTTCCGCCCTGCCAGAAGTCGATTACCCGACGATACAGGTTATTACCCTCTATCCCGGTGCCAGCCCCGACGTGGTGACGTCGGCGATTACCGCGCCGCTGGAGCGGCAGTTCGGCCAGATGTCCGGACTAAAACAGATGTCGACGCAGAGCGCAGGCGGCGCATCCGTCATTACGCTTCAATTCCAGCTTGAACTATCGCTGGACGTCGCCGAACAGGACGTGCAGGCCGCCATCAATGCGGCCAGCAACCTGCTGCCTAACGATCTGCCCTACCCACCAACCTACAGCAAAGTGAATCCGGCGGATCCGCCGATTATGACGCTGGCCGTCACCTCCAGCGCCATGTCGATGACACAAGTTCAGGACATGGTAGACAACCGTATCGCACAGAAAATCTCGCAGGTGGCGGGCGTCGGACTGGTGTCGTTAGCCGGTGGGCAACGTCCGGCGGTGCGGGTAAGGCTGAACGCGCCAGCGCTAGCTGCGTACGGCTTGACCAGCGAATCGATCCGTACTGCGATTACCGCCGCCAACGTGAATTCCGCCAAGGGGAGTCTGGACGGTCCGACGCGCTCGGTCACGCTCTCCGCCAACGATCAGATGAAATCCGTTGATGATTACCGCAAGCTGATTGTCGCGTGGAAGAATGGCGCGCCGGTGCGGCTTCAGGATGTCGCAACGATTGAGCAGGCCGCCGAGAACATTCATCTCGGTGCCTGGGCGAATCGGCAGCAGGCGATCATTATCAACGTTCAGCGCCAGCCGGGTGCCAACGTCATCACTACCACGGACAGCATTAATAAGATGCTGCCCGCGTTAAAAGCCAGCCTGCCTAACTCCGTCGAGGTCACCACGCTGACCGACCGCACCACCAGCATTCGTGCCTCGGTGAAAGACGTCCAGTTCGAGCTACTGTTAGCTATCGCGCTGGTCGTGATGGTGATTTACCTGTTCTTGCGTAACGCCGTCGCCACGCTGATCCCCAGCATTGCCGTGCCGCTGTCGCTGATTGGCACCTTTGCCGCCATGTATTTCCTCGGTTTCTCCATCAACAACCTGACGCTCATGGCGCTGACCATCGCCACTGGTTTCGTGGTGGATGATGCCATCGTGGTGATCGAAAACATCGCCCGCTATATCGAAAAAGGGGAAAAGCCGCTTAACGCGGCGCTGAAAGGCGCGGGGGAAATCGGCTTCACCATTATTTCCCTGACCTTCTCGCTCATCGCCGTGCTGATCCCACTGCTGTTTATGGGCGATATCGTTGGACGCCTGTTCCGCGAATTTGCCGTCACGCTGGCGGTATCTATCCTGATTTCCGCCGTCGTGTCGCTCACGCTAACGCCGATGATGTGCGCTCGAATGCTGAGCCATCAGTCGCTGCGTAAACAGAACCGTTTTACTCGTGCAAGCGAACGTTTCTTCACTCGCCTGATCGATGCCTACGGCGTCTGGCTGCGCAAGGTACTGAACCATCCGTGGCTGACGCTTAGCGTCGCGCTAGGTACGCTGCTACTGACGGTTCTGCTCTATATCTGGATCCCGAAAGGTTTCTTCCCGATACAGGATAACGGCATCATTCAGGGCACCGTACAAGCACCGCAGACGGTCTCGTTCAGCAATATGGCCGATCGCCAGCAGCGCGTTGCATCCATCATCATGAAAGATCCGGCGGTGGAGAGCGTATCCTCGTTCATCGGCGTTGACGGCACGAATGCCGCGCTAAACAGCGGCCGACTGCAAATCAATCTGAAACCGCTGAGTGAACGCAGCGAACGTATTCCAGAGATCATTGATCGTTTGCAACAGCAGACTGCGCAGATTCCCGGTATCCAGCTCTATCTGCAACCGGTACAGGATCTCACCATCGACACCCAAATCAGCCGCACGCAATATCAGTTTACGTTGCAGGCAATGTCGCTGGACGAGCTGAGCCAGTGGGTGCCCAAGCTAATGACCGAGCTGAAAAAGCTGCCGCAGCTAGAAGATGTCAGCAGCGACTGGCAAGACGGCGCAGCGGTTGCCTACGTCAACGTGAACCGCGACAGCGCCAGCCGTCTGGGCATCACGATGTCACAGGTCGACAGCGCACTATACAACGCCTTTGGTCAGCGTCTGGTTTCCACCATCTACACGCAGGCCAGCCAATATCGCGTGGTGCTGGAGCACGATACGACGAACAACACCGGTCTGGACGCGCTGAACGACGTGCGCCTCATCAGCAGCGACGGCGGTACGATTCCGCTCAGCAGCATTGCCACCATTGAAGAGCGTCAGGGGCCGTTGGCGATCAACCATATTGACCAGTTCCCGTCGACGACGATCTCCTTCAACGTCGCCGACGGCTATGCGCTGGGTGAAGCGGTTGATGCCATCACGCAGGCCGAGCAGCAGATGAACCTGCCGGCGGATATCACTACCCGTTTTCAGGGCAGTACGCTGGCGTTTCAGTCGGCGCTGAGTAGCACCGTGTGGCTTATCGTGGCGGCGATTGTTGCGATGTACATTGTGCTCGGCGTGCTGTACGAAAGCTTTATTCACCCCATCACCATCCTGTCTACGCTGCCCACGGCGGGCGTCGGCGCACTGCTGGCGCTAATGATGGCGGGGAATGAACTGGATGTGATCGCCATTATCGGGATCATATTGCTCATCGGGATCGTAAAGAAAAACGCCATCATGATGATCGACTTCGCGCTGGCGGCGGAGCGAGAACAGGGCATGAAACCGTATGACGCGATTTATCAGGCCTGTCTGCTGCGTTTCCGGCCGATTCTGATGACCACCATGGCGGCGCTGCTCAGTGCGCTGCCGCTGATGCTGAGTACCGGCGTCGGCGCGGAGCTGCGCCAGCCGCTGGGGATCTGTATGGTCGGCGGCCTGATCATGAGCCAAATCCTGACGCTGTTTACCACACCGGTGATCTACCTGCTGTTTGACCGTCTGGCGATGCGTTTCCGCCGCGCGCCGCGTCAGGAGGAAGAAGCCGAGTGAAGTTCTTCGCCCTGTTCATCCACCGCCCCGTCGCCACCCTACTGCTGACGCTGGCTATCGCGCTCTGTGGCGCACTGGGTTTCCGCCTGTTGCCGGTGTCACCGCTGCCGCAGGTGGATTTCCCGGTGATCTCGGTCAGCGCCTCGCTGCCCGGTGCCTCGCCGGAAACCATGGCTTCCGCTGTCGCCACGCCGCTGGAACGGGCACTCGGCAGGATCGCAGGCGTTAGCGAAATGACGTCAACCAGTTCGCTCGGCAGCACGCGCGTTATTCTGGTGTTTAATTTCGATCGCGATATCAACGGTGCAGCGCGCGATGTACAGGCGGCCATTAACGCGGCACAGAATCTGCTGCCGTCAGGTATGTCCAGCCGCCCGACCTACCGCAAAGTCAATCCGTCCGATGCCCCCGTCATGATCCTGACGCTAACCTCGGACACCTACAGTCAGGGACAGCTGTACGACTTTGCGTCTACCCAGCTGTCGCAGAAAATTTCGCAGATGGAAGGCGTCGGCGATGTCTCCATCGGCGGCAGTTCGCTCCCCGCCGTACGTGTCGCGCTGAATCCGGTGGCACTGTTCAATCAGGGGATTTCCCTCGATGAGGTACGGCAGGCCATCGCGCAGGCGAACGTACGTCAGCCGCTGGGGAATGTGGAAAACAGCCAGAAAAGCTGGCAGATACAAACCAACGATGAGCTAAAAACCGCCGATGCCTACGCACCACTGATTATCCACTACAACAACGGCGCCGCCGTCCGTCTGAGCGACGTCGCCACGGTGGAAGATTCCGTGCAAAATACCCGCAACGCGGGGATGGTAAATTCAAAGCCCGCGATTCTGGTGATGATTCGCCGCGCGCCAGATGCCAACATTATTACCACGGTAGACAATATCCGCGCCGCCATGCCAGAGCTACGCGCTGGCCTACCCGCAGAAATACAGCTGGATATCGCCCAAGATCGTTCGCCCACCATTCGCGCCTCGCTGGCGGAAGTCGAGCAATCGCTGATTATCGCCGTCGCGCTGGTTATTTTAGTCGTCTTCCTGTTCCTGCGTTCAGCTCGAGCCACCGCCATTCCGGCATTGGCCGTCCCGGTATCGCTGATCGGCACCTTTGCGGCGATGTACCTGTGCGGCTTTAGCCTGAATAACCTGTCGCTGATGGCACTGACCATTGCCACCGGCTTCGTGGTGGATGACGCCATCGTGGTACTGGAGAATATTTCCCGCCACATTGAAGCGGGCATGAAGCCGCTACAGGCATCGCTTCAGGGCGTGCGCGAAGTGGGGTTCACCGTCTTATCCATGAGTCTGTCACTGGTGGCGGTGTTCATCCCGCTGCTGCTGATGGACGGCTTGCCGGGGCGGCTATTCCGTGAATTCGCCGTCACGCTGTCGGTGGCGATCATGATTTCACTGCTGATCTCACTCACGCTCACGCCGATGCTGTGTGCACGACTGCTGCGTGCCGTGCCCAAACGCAGCCAGCCACGTAAGCGCGGTTTTAACCGCGTCCTGCTGGCGATGCAACAAGGCTATGGGCGCTCGCTGAAATGGGTGCTCAACCATGCACGCTGGGTGTTGCTGCTCCTGTTGGGCACCATCGCGCTCAACGTCTGGCTGTATATCAGCATTCCGAAGACCTTCTTCCCTGAACAGGATACGGGTCGGCTGATGGGCTTCATTCAAGCCGACCAGAGCATTTCTTTTCAGGCCATGACGGTGAAACTCCAGAACTTCATGACCATTGTCAGCAGCGACCCGGCGGTGGATAACGTGAACGGGTTTACCGGCGGATCGCGCACCAACAGCGGGTCGATGTTTATTTCGCTCAAGCCGCTGTCCGAGCGCGATGTGTCGGCACAGCAGGTCATCAGCCGTCTGCGTGTCAAGCTGGCAAAAGAGCCCGGTGCCAACCTATTTTTAATGCCAGTGCAGGATATTCGCATCGGCGGGCGAGAATCGAGCGCTGGGTATCAGTACACGCTGCTGTCTGACGATTTGAGCGAGCTGCGTATCTGGGAACCCAAGATTCGTGCGGCTTTCAGCAAACTGCCTGAGCTGGCTGACGTGAACTCCGATCAGCAGGATAAAGGGGCGGAAATGGCGCTCACCTACGACCGTGATGCGATGGCGCAACTGGGCATCAGCGTCTCTGCCGCTAACGCGCTGCTCAATAACGCCTTCGGACAGCGCCAGATTTCGACCATTTATCAGCCGCTAAACCAATATAAGGTCGTGATGGAAGTGGATGACGCCTACACGCAGGATGTCAGTTCACTGAACAAAATGTTCGTGATCAATAACGAAGGTAAGCCTATTCCGCTCTCTTACTTCGCCAGTTGGAAGCCGATCAACGCGCCGCTGTCGGTAAACCATCAGGGGCTGTCTGCCGCCTCGACGATCTCGTTTAACCTGCCGGAAGGCACCGATCTGTCCAGCGCGACGGCGGCGATAGAAAGAACCATGACGTCGCTGGGCGTGCCGTCAGCGGTACGCGGCCAGTTCTCCGGTACGGCACAGGCGTTCCAGCAGTCGCAGTCTTCCCAGCTGTTGCTGATTCTGGCGGCGATTATCACCGTGTATATCGTACTCGGCGTGCTGTATGAGAGCTACGTGCATCCGCTGACGATCCTGTCCACCCTCCCCTCCGCGGGCGTGGGCGCACTGCTGGCGCTAGAGTGGTTCGGCGCGCCGTTTAGTCTGGTGGCGCTGATTGGCATCATGCTGTTGATTGGGATCGTGAAGAAGAACGCGATCATGATGGTGGATTTCGCGCTAGTGGCACAGCGCAGCGGTGGGTTGAGCGCGCAGGACGCCATTTTTCAGGCCTGCCTGCTGCGTTTCCGCCCGATAATGATGACCACGTTAGCCGCGCTGTTTGGCGCACTGCCGCTGGTGCTGACCAGCGGCGACGGTGCGGAGCTACGGCAACCGCTCGGCATCACGATTGTCGGCGGGCTGGTGATGAGCCAAATCCTCACGCTGTACACCACCCCGGTGGTGTATCTGTTTTTCGACAAACTGAGGAATATTCGGCGCAAAGCCCCGGAGAAGGATTTGTCACTGTCGTGACGGAATAGGATTAGCGTTAGCTATCTAATTAATATGCTATTTATGGGGATATTTCGTGCGCTTAACGTTCGCTGTTTTTCTGGTAGCGCCCCGAACGCGCCCGACCAAGGGCGGCTCAACGCGCCGAGACCAGAGAATAGGAACGCTTAACTCTCAACGTACCTCCACCTTGGCGTAAATGATGCTGAGGAGGAGATGATCTCTCGGATGAGCCGCAGGATCTGTCACTATCTGGCTGAACATGAGTAACGGTAAAGATCTAATAACATGCTATTCCAGGGGAGGTTTCGTGCGCTCAAGCTTCACCATTTTTCTGGTAGCGCCCCGAACGCGCCCGACCAAGGGCGGCTCAATTGCCGTCGCCCTTGGAACCCTGGCTTGTGGCGCTAAATTGTACCGCTACGCGGTGCCTTCGCCAAAAGCAGTCTCTTTACGGGCCGCCAGTGACGCGTTTACTCGCCCCATAAATGGGGCTCGCCCTTCGGGCCAGCACAAGTGCTGTTCAAAAACGTCTCGACGTTTTTGTCCGGCGCGGCACTGTCTTTCGTGGCGTCCATGCCACTCACCCGTGAGCCAGCTTACGCCTCAGTACAATTTTTTACGCCAGGGGCAACAACAATGAATTCCGCCTCCGTCCGCTGGCAGCTCTGGATTGTTGCCTTTGGCTTTTTTATGCAGACGCTGGATACCACCATCGTGAATACCGCGCTGCCGTCAATGGCTGCGAGTCTGAATGAAAGCCCGCTGCATATGCATTCGGTGATTGTTTCCTATGTGCTGACCGTTGCGGTGATGCTGCCTGCCAGCGGGTGGCTAGCGGACCGTATTGGTGTGAAGAATATCTTTTTCACCGCGATTCTGCTGTTTACGCTCGGATCGCTGCTGTGCGCCCGGTCGGAAACGCTGAATGAACTGCTGGCCTCGCGCGTTATTCAGGGGATCGGCGGTGCGATGATGGTGCCGGTCGGCCGGCTGACGGTGATGAAAATCGTCCCGCGCGATCAGTATATGGCGGCGATGACCTTCGTGACGCTGCCAGGCCAAATCGGTCCGTTAATGGGACCCGCACTCGGCGGTTTTCTGGTGGAATACGCCAGCTGGCACTGGATCTTCCTCATCAACCTGCCCGTTGGCCTTATCGGCGCGCTGGCCACCTGGTTCCTGATGCCCAATTACACCATGCGGACGCAGCGCTTTGACATCAGCGGCTTCCTCTGGCTTGCCGTCGGTATGGCCACGCTGACATTGGCGCTGGACGGCAACCGCAGTCTGGGCATTCCGCCGATTGCTATTTTTGCGTTAATCACCGTTGGTCTGATCGCATTACTAAGCTATTGGCTGCACGCCCGTCATAACAAGCGGGCGCTGTTTAATTTGCATCTGTTCGACACGCCGACCTTCTCTATCGGCCTGAGCGGTGGGCTATT encodes the following:
- a CDS encoding MdtB/MuxB family multidrug efflux RND transporter permease subunit, with protein sequence MQDTVPASGGGPSRLFILRPVATTLLMIAILLAGIIGYRALPVSALPEVDYPTIQVITLYPGASPDVVTSAITAPLERQFGQMSGLKQMSTQSAGGASVITLQFQLELSLDVAEQDVQAAINAASNLLPNDLPYPPTYSKVNPADPPIMTLAVTSSAMSMTQVQDMVDNRIAQKISQVAGVGLVSLAGGQRPAVRVRLNAPALAAYGLTSESIRTAITAANVNSAKGSLDGPTRSVTLSANDQMKSVDDYRKLIVAWKNGAPVRLQDVATIEQAAENIHLGAWANRQQAIIINVQRQPGANVITTTDSINKMLPALKASLPNSVEVTTLTDRTTSIRASVKDVQFELLLAIALVVMVIYLFLRNAVATLIPSIAVPLSLIGTFAAMYFLGFSINNLTLMALTIATGFVVDDAIVVIENIARYIEKGEKPLNAALKGAGEIGFTIISLTFSLIAVLIPLLFMGDIVGRLFREFAVTLAVSILISAVVSLTLTPMMCARMLSHQSLRKQNRFTRASERFFTRLIDAYGVWLRKVLNHPWLTLSVALGTLLLTVLLYIWIPKGFFPIQDNGIIQGTVQAPQTVSFSNMADRQQRVASIIMKDPAVESVSSFIGVDGTNAALNSGRLQINLKPLSERSERIPEIIDRLQQQTAQIPGIQLYLQPVQDLTIDTQISRTQYQFTLQAMSLDELSQWVPKLMTELKKLPQLEDVSSDWQDGAAVAYVNVNRDSASRLGITMSQVDSALYNAFGQRLVSTIYTQASQYRVVLEHDTTNNTGLDALNDVRLISSDGGTIPLSSIATIEERQGPLAINHIDQFPSTTISFNVADGYALGEAVDAITQAEQQMNLPADITTRFQGSTLAFQSALSSTVWLIVAAIVAMYIVLGVLYESFIHPITILSTLPTAGVGALLALMMAGNELDVIAIIGIILLIGIVKKNAIMMIDFALAAEREQGMKPYDAIYQACLLRFRPILMTTMAALLSALPLMLSTGVGAELRQPLGICMVGGLIMSQILTLFTTPVIYLLFDRLAMRFRRAPRQEEEAE
- the mdtC gene encoding multidrug efflux RND transporter permease subunit MdtC codes for the protein MKFFALFIHRPVATLLLTLAIALCGALGFRLLPVSPLPQVDFPVISVSASLPGASPETMASAVATPLERALGRIAGVSEMTSTSSLGSTRVILVFNFDRDINGAARDVQAAINAAQNLLPSGMSSRPTYRKVNPSDAPVMILTLTSDTYSQGQLYDFASTQLSQKISQMEGVGDVSIGGSSLPAVRVALNPVALFNQGISLDEVRQAIAQANVRQPLGNVENSQKSWQIQTNDELKTADAYAPLIIHYNNGAAVRLSDVATVEDSVQNTRNAGMVNSKPAILVMIRRAPDANIITTVDNIRAAMPELRAGLPAEIQLDIAQDRSPTIRASLAEVEQSLIIAVALVILVVFLFLRSARATAIPALAVPVSLIGTFAAMYLCGFSLNNLSLMALTIATGFVVDDAIVVLENISRHIEAGMKPLQASLQGVREVGFTVLSMSLSLVAVFIPLLLMDGLPGRLFREFAVTLSVAIMISLLISLTLTPMLCARLLRAVPKRSQPRKRGFNRVLLAMQQGYGRSLKWVLNHARWVLLLLLGTIALNVWLYISIPKTFFPEQDTGRLMGFIQADQSISFQAMTVKLQNFMTIVSSDPAVDNVNGFTGGSRTNSGSMFISLKPLSERDVSAQQVISRLRVKLAKEPGANLFLMPVQDIRIGGRESSAGYQYTLLSDDLSELRIWEPKIRAAFSKLPELADVNSDQQDKGAEMALTYDRDAMAQLGISVSAANALLNNAFGQRQISTIYQPLNQYKVVMEVDDAYTQDVSSLNKMFVINNEGKPIPLSYFASWKPINAPLSVNHQGLSAASTISFNLPEGTDLSSATAAIERTMTSLGVPSAVRGQFSGTAQAFQQSQSSQLLLILAAIITVYIVLGVLYESYVHPLTILSTLPSAGVGALLALEWFGAPFSLVALIGIMLLIGIVKKNAIMMVDFALVAQRSGGLSAQDAIFQACLLRFRPIMMTTLAALFGALPLVLTSGDGAELRQPLGITIVGGLVMSQILTLYTTPVVYLFFDKLRNIRRKAPEKDLSLS
- a CDS encoding MFS transporter yields the protein MNSASVRWQLWIVAFGFFMQTLDTTIVNTALPSMAASLNESPLHMHSVIVSYVLTVAVMLPASGWLADRIGVKNIFFTAILLFTLGSLLCARSETLNELLASRVIQGIGGAMMVPVGRLTVMKIVPRDQYMAAMTFVTLPGQIGPLMGPALGGFLVEYASWHWIFLINLPVGLIGALATWFLMPNYTMRTQRFDISGFLWLAVGMATLTLALDGNRSLGIPPIAIFALITVGLIALLSYWLHARHNKRALFNLHLFDTPTFSIGLSGGLLARIGSGMLPFMTPLFLQLGMGFSPFHAGLMMVPMVLGSMGMKRIVVQVVNRFGYRRVLIISTLLLALVTALFALVALMKWIWMIPIVLFFLGTVNAVRFSTMNTLTLKDLPDTLASGGNSLLSMTMQLSTSLGVSIAGILLGMFSQPHMAAGSGETHMVFIYTYLSMIVIIALPVLIFNRVPTDSVKQSTLPRNS